The Alkalibaculum bacchi genomic interval GCAATTGATGTGGGGAATACTAATATAGAAATAGGAATTTTTGATGGGGACAAACTTGTAGGTACTTGGAGGATGATGACGAGAACTCCTAGAAGCTCTGATGAGTACGGCATAACAATGATTTCAATGCTTCGAAATGATAATATTGAAAGGCAGGATATCAATGGAGTTATAATCTCTTCCGTTGTACCAGGTATTATGTACTCACTCACAAATAGTATAAGAAAATACTTTAAAACAGAGCCTATAATAGTGGGACCAGGAACTAAAACGGGAATTTCCATTCAAACAGAGAATCCTAAAGAAGTTGGTGCTGATAAAATATGTGACATCGTAGGAGCTTATTATCAATATGGTGGTCCTGCAATTGTGATAGACTTTGGGACAGCTACTACTTTTGACTTTGTGACAAAAGATGGTGTGTTTAACGCTGCAGTAATCGCCCCAGGTATTCAGATTTCAGCAGATGCTTTGTGGAGTAAGGCTGCAAAATTACCTAATATTGAAATAATAAAACCAAAGAGCATACTAGGCAGAAACACTATTCATAGTATGCAGGCAGGCTTAGTATATGGATATATAGGGCTTGTAGAATACATCATAAAAAAAATGAAAGAAGAAACTGGTTGTCCAGATGCTAGAGTAATATCTACCGGTGGCTATGCAAAGATTATCATTCCAGAAACAAATGCAATTGATTTACACGATCCTGTACTCTCGCTAAGAGGTATTAAGGTTATTTACGATAAGAACAAGTGATGTAGCCACCAGCGGCCAGCTTT includes:
- a CDS encoding type III pantothenate kinase gives rise to the protein MLLAIDVGNTNIEIGIFDGDKLVGTWRMMTRTPRSSDEYGITMISMLRNDNIERQDINGVIISSVVPGIMYSLTNSIRKYFKTEPIIVGPGTKTGISIQTENPKEVGADKICDIVGAYYQYGGPAIVIDFGTATTFDFVTKDGVFNAAVIAPGIQISADALWSKAAKLPNIEIIKPKSILGRNTIHSMQAGLVYGYIGLVEYIIKKMKEETGCPDARVISTGGYAKIIIPETNAIDLHDPVLSLRGIKVIYDKNK